One genomic region from Gadus morhua chromosome 9, gadMor3.0, whole genome shotgun sequence encodes:
- the sh2d7 gene encoding uncharacterized protein sh2d7 isoform X1 → MQMSSMSLCAITHTDLRIHPALGKRESSRGQTRQVKPVSDKKMHQEHHKGNAFTTCWLFRQKERTATEPMDKFTATGAEDREGRLRELSVRWFMDTQAPLILRNGIFPSWFQGFITRKDAEKILHEKELGSFLIRLSDKATGYILSYKGNGRCRHFMMSQSKTGQFIVAGDTREHPSLTELIEYYKKSPIEPFGEYLTYSCLEECAEELYDMIQVSHHEKPPVNTRARMPVTVAPQSHQKPEEMPPLPRRRRAQVDGCVSDGRGSPCGGEASLARPGKPSSSSSREGGRVLAESTPGRAAWLEPETPRSRPPRPPPPHQLLLAGPPTITSTSEPPRTVYSLLQPLEAKSASLPLLLDAPSEREAPPRLSPPPPRPSPRSSPRSSPRSSPTGGAGAGARGQQRGKKHGGAGGAGGAGGARGGGGARGGGHSRPVSSHSLDYLSSSPVYHLATAGQGPVDGEERSAPPNKDYASGLFDDDAYEMLPGADGPPLARGEPRRDSHTYESLEDLRVKPVGPSAGAKDERWKWFPEMKWK, encoded by the exons atgcaaatgagctctATGAGCCTTTGTgccattacacacacagatcttAGGATTCACCCGGCCCTTGGAAAAAGAG AGTCGTCCAGGGGACAGACCAGGCAGGTAAAACCAGTGTCTGACAAGAAGATGCACCAGGAACATCACAAGGGCAACGCATTCACGACCTGCTGGCTGTTTCGGCAGAAG GAGCGCACAGCTACGGAGCCCATGGATAAATTCACTGCCACCGGGGCTGAGGACCGAGAGGGCCGGCTCAGGGAGCTGTCTGTCAGGTGGTTCATGGACACCCAGGCCCCGCTAATCCTGCGGAACGGAATATTCCCCAGTTGGTTCCAGGGTTTCATCACCAGAAA GGATGCAGAAAAGATCCTTCATGAGAAAGAGCTGGGCAGCTTCCTGATTCGTCTCAGTGACAAGGCCACTGGCTACATCCTCTCCTACAA AGGCAACGGGCGCTGTCGCCACTTCATGATGAGCCAGAGCAAAACGGGACAGTTCATCGTCGCCGGGGACACGCGAGAACACCCCTCCCTCACGGAACTCATCGAGTACTACAAGAAGAGCCCTATTGAGCCCTTTGGGGAATATCTGACCTACTCCTGCTTAGAG GAGTGTGCTGAGGAGCTGTATGACATGATCCAGGTCAGCCATCATGAAAAGCCTCCAGTTAACACCAGAGCCAGGATGCCCGTTACCGTGGCACCACAGAGCCATCAGAAACCCGAG GAAATGCCACCGCTGCCCAGGCGGAGGAGAGCGCAGGTGGACGGCTGTGTGAGCGACGGGCGGGGCTCCCCCTGTGGCGGGGAGGCGTCACTGGCCCGGCCGGGgaagcccagcagcagcagcagccgggaGGGGGGTAGAGTCCTGGCCGAGAGCACCCCAGGGAGGGCCGCCTGGCTGGAGCCCGAGACCCCCAGGAGCAGaccccctcgtcctcctcctcctcaccagctcctcctggccggcccccccaccatcacctccacctccgagCCGCCGCGCACCGTCTACTCCCTGCTCCAACCGCTGGAGGCCAAGAGCGCGTCCCTCCCCCTGCTGCTGGACGCCCCCTCCGAGAGAGAGGCGCCGCCCCGGCTCAGCCCACCCCCCCCGAGACCCTCCCCCCGGTCCTCCCCCCGGTCCTCCCCCAGGTCCTCCCCTACGGGGGGCGCAGGcgctggggcccggggccagcAGAGGGGGAAGAAGcacggtggtgctggtggtgctggtggtgctggtggggctagaggtggtggtggggccaGAGGTGGAGGCCACAGCAGACCGGTCAGCAGCCACAGTCTGGACTACCTCAGCTCCAGCCCTGTGTACCACCTGGCCACCGCAGGCCAGGGGCCGGTCGACGGCGAGGAGAGGTCAGCGCCACCAAACAAGGACTATGCTTCCGGCTTGTTTGACGACGACGCGTACGAGATGTTACCCGGTGCAGACGGCCCGCCGTTGGCCCGGGGGGAACCCAGACGGGACTCCCACACCTATGAGTCCCTGGAGGACCTCCGAGTGAAACCTGTGGGCCCGTCGGCTGGGGCCAAG GATGAAAGGTGGAAATGGTTTCCAGAGATGAAGTGGAAGTGA
- the cib2 gene encoding calcium and integrin-binding family member 2: MGNKQTIFTDEQLDAYQDCTFFTRKEILRLHGRYHELAPHLVPMDYTKEPDCKLPLALIVAMPELNENPFRNRIVESFSEDGLGNQSFNDFVDMFSVLSEMAPRELKAIFAFKIYDFNVDNFLCKEDLEQTLNRLTKEELTEEEVQLVCEKAIEEADLDGDHKLSFADFENMITRAPDFLSTFHIRI; the protein is encoded by the exons ATGGGTAATAAGCAAACAATATTTACCGATGAACAACTCGATGCATATCAG GACTGCACATTTTTCACTCGCAAGGAAATTCTTCG GTTGCATGGCAGGTATCATGAGCTGGCACCACATCTCGTGCCTATGGACTACACCAAAGAGCCGGACTGTAAACTGCCCTTAGCGCTAATAGTGGCCATGCCAGAACTCAAC GAAAACCCGTTCCGGAACAGGATAGTGGAGTCCTTCTCAGAAGACGGCTTGGGGAACCAAAGCTTCAATGACTTTGTGGACATGTTTTCTGTCCTCAGTGAAATGGCCCCTAGAGAGCTGAAGGCCATCTTTGCCTTCAAGATATATG aTTTCAATGTGGATAATTTCCTTTGTAAGGAGGACTTAGAGCAGACCCTGAACCGGCTGACCAaggaggagctgacggaggaggaggtgcagctggTGTGTGAGAAGGCCATCGAGGAGGCCGACCTGGACGGGGACCACAAGCTGTCCTTCGCTGACTTTGAGAACATGATCACCAGGGCTCCGGACTTTCTCAG CACCTTCCACATACGAATCTAG
- the tbc1d2b gene encoding TBC1 domain family member 2B: MHPLWCKKKVRGKMHEEDGSEANSPTASGIVASKSLDVAEVEGPKDQPAKLCGHLTKLAGKGPLRGYKPRWFVYDPRKCYLYYFKTPQDALPLGYMEIGDACFSYDVEGDEGLFEIHTTGKEFLLKAPNRQIMHYWLQQLQQKRWEYSNTRGSGQRDSWSSPTQAFPHTGLVAGDNEVFSIEKSNENMEKVRSDFALETETHCGSIGDPPGLTSARGPGGGSSTNHLNFSLRNWGTEIRNSMSHLRAGRGGEHRRSVFNTHSAANASAAASEDWELVEPPPKEGPEQKGAPPAHRHSIALPFEFGRSSLRPRRPFLRDIKGSVKSGRSADSASPVEPPVETQLRLQTQQEELGRLQQEQEKLREELASQKELVRLLQQTLRTSQRGWSPAGPHSPLLAPVLIPESLSAPGPSPAPEEALHAETALQERDRQLQESDRQLQERDRQLQELCGHMERLALEKESLQHELKGLKIKVGDMNEQLGMMMETIQAKDEIIMNLSQQSAEAGGHGNCGSPPPCSKDLQEMDNLKGTLQGYKTQNKFLNKEILELTVLRRNAESREKAVDAKCTSLEAKLCQVESKYLVLLQEVKTPVCSSSEQSAARDVISRLLEDALQVEPSEHQDHPVFRPSTVSEYDAYGFKTVPEEEEEEEKLDAKMRALELKSLSMTDQEVSVGVKWENFLAGTMNRDLVPSPELKALMRSGVPHTHRHKVWRWCVNLHVRKLREHLPPDYYEALLSVARDMPNPASKQIELDLLRTLPNNKHYASPGAPGVPTLRNVLMAFSWRNPDIGYCQGLNRLVAIALLYLDQEEAFWCLIAIVEVFMPRDYYTKTLLGSQVDQRVFKDLMSEKLPRLHAHFEQHKVDFSLITFNWFLVVFVDSVVSEILLKIWDAFLYEGPKIIFRFALALFKYKEEEFLKLQDSTAIFKYLRHFTRTILDSRKLSSVAFVDMNPFPMRQIQNRRAFHLEKVRLELTELEAIRQTFLREREDRQDRHTFVSDDEEDN, translated from the exons ATGCATCCGCTGTGGTGCAAGAAGAAAGTTCGAGGAAAGATGCACGAAGAGGATGGCAGCGAAGCAAATTCCCCAACAGCTTCGGGAATTGTGGCATCCAAATCCCTGGACGTGGCCGAAGTCGAGGGACCCAAGGACCAGCCCGCAAAACTATGCGGCCACTTGACCAAACTGGCTGGCAAGGGGCCACTGAGGGGCTACAAGCCGAGGTGGTTTGTTTATGATCCGAGGAAATGTTACTTGTATTACTTCAAGACTCCTCAGGACGCTCTGCCGCTGGGCTACATGGAGATAGGCGATGCGTGCTTCAGCTATGATGTGGAAGGAGACGAGGGCCTGTTCGAGATCCACACCACAGGGAAGGAGTTCCTTCTGAAG GCCCCAAACAGACAGATCATGCATTACTggctgcagcagctccagcagaagCGCTGGGAGTACAGCAACACGCGCGGCTCCGGGCAGAGAGACAGCTGGAGCTCGCCAACACAGGCTTTCCCTCACACCGGTCTCGTTGCCGGAGACAACG AAGTGTTCTCCATTGAGAAGTCAAACGAGAACATGGAGAAGGTGCGCAGTGACTTCGCCCTGGAGACTGAGACCCACTGCGGCAGCATCGGAGACCCGCCGGGCCTCACGTCCGCCAGGGGGCCCGGCGGCGGATCCTCCACCAACCACCTCAACTTCTCCCTACGCAACTGGGGCACCGAAATCAG GAACTCCATGTCTCACCTGCGGgccgggagaggaggggagcacCGCCGCAGCGTCTTCAACACCCACAGCGCCGCCAACGCCTCCGCGGCCGCGTCGGAGGACTGGGAGCTGGTGGAGCCCCCGCCCAAAGAGGGCCCCGAGCAGAAGGGCGCTCCCCCGGCACACAGAC ACTCCATCGCCTTGCCCTTCGAGTTCGGGCGGAGTTCCCTGCGTCCCAGGAGGCCCTTCCTCCGAGACATTAAGGGCTCCGTGAAGTCCGGGCGCAGCGCCGACAGTGCGTCCCCCGTGGAGCCCCCCGTGGAGACCCAGCTGCGCCTGCAGACccagcaggaggagctgggccgcctgcagcaggagcaggagaagcTCCGCGAGGAGCTGGCCAGCCAGAAG GAGCTGGTGAGACTCTTGCAGCAGACTCTCAGGACGTCCCAACGTGGCTGGTCACCGGCCGGCCCCCACTCCCCGCTCCTCGCCCCGGTCCTGATCCCGGAGTCACTTTCAGCCCCGGGCCCGAGCCCAGCTCCTGAGGAGGCCCTCCACGCGGAGACGGCGCTCCAGGAGAGGGACAGGCAGCTGCAGGAGAGTGACAGGCAGCTgcaggagagggacagacagctGCAGGAGCTGTGCGGCCACATGGAGCGCCTGGCGCTGGAGAAGGAGAGCCTGCAGCACGAGCTGAAGGGCCTGAAGATCAAGGTGGGCGACATGAACGAGCAGCTGGGCATGATGATGGAGACCATCCAGGCCAAGGACGAGATCATCATGAATTTGTCCCAGCAGAGCGCCGAGGCCGGTGGCCACGGCAACTGTGGCAGTCCACCGCCCTGCAGCAAGGACCTGCAGGAGATGGACAACCTCAAG GGAACACTTCAGGGCTACAAAACTCAGAACAAGTTCCTGAACAAAGAGATCCTGGAGCTAACCGTGTTACGAAGAAATGCGGAAAGCAGAGAGAAGGCTGTTGATGCAAAG tgCACCTCCCTGGAGGCCAAGCTGTGCCAGGTGGAGAGCAAGTACCTGGTGCTGCTGCAGGAGGTGAAGACCCCCGTCTGCTCGTCCTCGGAGCAGAGCGCCGCTCGCGACGTCATCTCCCGGCTGCTGGAGGACGCGCTGCAGGTGGAGCCCTCGGAACACCAGGACCACCCCGTCTTCAGGCCAAGCACCGTCAG cgaGTACGACGCGTACGGCTTCAAGACGGtgcctgaggaagaggaggaggaggagaagctggaCGCCAAGATGCGCGCGCTGGAGCTCAAGTCCCTGTCCATGACGGACCAGGAGGTGTCGGTGGGCGTCAAGTGGGAGAACTTCCTTGCGGGCACCATGAACCGCGACCTGGTCCCCTCGCCCGAGCTGAAGGCGCTGATGCGCAGCGGCGTGCCGCACACGCACCGCCACAAGGTGTGGCGCTGGTGCGTCAACCTCCACGTGCGCAAGCTGCGCGAGCACCTGCCGCCGGACTACTACGAGGCGCTGCTGAGCGTGGCGCGGGACATGCCCAACCCGGCCTCCAAGCAGATCGAGCTGGACCTGCTGCGCACGCTGCCCAACAACAAGCACTACGCGTCGCCCGGCGCCCCCGGGGTCCCCACGCTGCGCAACGTGCTGATGGCCTTCAGCTGGAGGAACCCCGACATCGGCTACTGCCAGGGGCTCAACAG gctgGTGGCCATCGCCTTGCTCTACCTGGACCAGGAGGAGGCCTTCTGGTGCCTCATAGCCATAGTGGAGGTCTTCATGCCCAGAGACTACTACACCAAGACTCTGCTCGGATCACAG GTGGACCAGCGTGTCTTCAAGGACCTGATGAGTGAGAAGCTGCCCCGTCTCCACGCCCACTTTGAGCAGCACAAGGTGGACTTCTCCCTCATCACCTTCAACTGGTTCCTGGTGGTCTTCGTCGACAGCGTGGTCAGCGAGATCCTCCTCAAAATCTGGGACGCATTCCTGTACGAGGGCCCCAAG ATCATATTCCGCTTCGCCCTCGCCCTCTTCAAGTACAAAGAGGAGGAGTTCCTCAAGCTGCAGGACTCCACCGCCATCTTCAAGTACCTCAGACACTTCACACGCACCATTCTGGACTCCAG GAAGCTGTCGAGCGTGGCCTTCGTGGACATGAACCCGTTCCCCATGCGGCAGATCCAGAACCGGCGAGCGTTCCATCTGGAGAAGGTGAGGCTGGAGCTGACGGAGCTGGAGGCCATCCGCCAGACCTTCCTCCGGGAGCGGGAGGACCGCCAGGACCGCCACACCTTCGTCAGCGACGACGAGGAGGACAACtga
- the sh2d7 gene encoding uncharacterized protein sh2d7 isoform X2 — protein MVARVRVKSNPTMPISLAAESSRGQTRQVKPVSDKKMHQEHHKGNAFTTCWLFRQKERTATEPMDKFTATGAEDREGRLRELSVRWFMDTQAPLILRNGIFPSWFQGFITRKDAEKILHEKELGSFLIRLSDKATGYILSYKGNGRCRHFMMSQSKTGQFIVAGDTREHPSLTELIEYYKKSPIEPFGEYLTYSCLEECAEELYDMIQVSHHEKPPVNTRARMPVTVAPQSHQKPEEMPPLPRRRRAQVDGCVSDGRGSPCGGEASLARPGKPSSSSSREGGRVLAESTPGRAAWLEPETPRSRPPRPPPPHQLLLAGPPTITSTSEPPRTVYSLLQPLEAKSASLPLLLDAPSEREAPPRLSPPPPRPSPRSSPRSSPRSSPTGGAGAGARGQQRGKKHGGAGGAGGAGGARGGGGARGGGHSRPVSSHSLDYLSSSPVYHLATAGQGPVDGEERSAPPNKDYASGLFDDDAYEMLPGADGPPLARGEPRRDSHTYESLEDLRVKPVGPSAGAKDERWKWFPEMKWK, from the exons ATGGTTGCTAGAGTGAGAGTAAAGTCAAACCCAACTATGCCTATCTCCTTGGCAGCTG AGTCGTCCAGGGGACAGACCAGGCAGGTAAAACCAGTGTCTGACAAGAAGATGCACCAGGAACATCACAAGGGCAACGCATTCACGACCTGCTGGCTGTTTCGGCAGAAG GAGCGCACAGCTACGGAGCCCATGGATAAATTCACTGCCACCGGGGCTGAGGACCGAGAGGGCCGGCTCAGGGAGCTGTCTGTCAGGTGGTTCATGGACACCCAGGCCCCGCTAATCCTGCGGAACGGAATATTCCCCAGTTGGTTCCAGGGTTTCATCACCAGAAA GGATGCAGAAAAGATCCTTCATGAGAAAGAGCTGGGCAGCTTCCTGATTCGTCTCAGTGACAAGGCCACTGGCTACATCCTCTCCTACAA AGGCAACGGGCGCTGTCGCCACTTCATGATGAGCCAGAGCAAAACGGGACAGTTCATCGTCGCCGGGGACACGCGAGAACACCCCTCCCTCACGGAACTCATCGAGTACTACAAGAAGAGCCCTATTGAGCCCTTTGGGGAATATCTGACCTACTCCTGCTTAGAG GAGTGTGCTGAGGAGCTGTATGACATGATCCAGGTCAGCCATCATGAAAAGCCTCCAGTTAACACCAGAGCCAGGATGCCCGTTACCGTGGCACCACAGAGCCATCAGAAACCCGAG GAAATGCCACCGCTGCCCAGGCGGAGGAGAGCGCAGGTGGACGGCTGTGTGAGCGACGGGCGGGGCTCCCCCTGTGGCGGGGAGGCGTCACTGGCCCGGCCGGGgaagcccagcagcagcagcagccgggaGGGGGGTAGAGTCCTGGCCGAGAGCACCCCAGGGAGGGCCGCCTGGCTGGAGCCCGAGACCCCCAGGAGCAGaccccctcgtcctcctcctcctcaccagctcctcctggccggcccccccaccatcacctccacctccgagCCGCCGCGCACCGTCTACTCCCTGCTCCAACCGCTGGAGGCCAAGAGCGCGTCCCTCCCCCTGCTGCTGGACGCCCCCTCCGAGAGAGAGGCGCCGCCCCGGCTCAGCCCACCCCCCCCGAGACCCTCCCCCCGGTCCTCCCCCCGGTCCTCCCCCAGGTCCTCCCCTACGGGGGGCGCAGGcgctggggcccggggccagcAGAGGGGGAAGAAGcacggtggtgctggtggtgctggtggtgctggtggggctagaggtggtggtggggccaGAGGTGGAGGCCACAGCAGACCGGTCAGCAGCCACAGTCTGGACTACCTCAGCTCCAGCCCTGTGTACCACCTGGCCACCGCAGGCCAGGGGCCGGTCGACGGCGAGGAGAGGTCAGCGCCACCAAACAAGGACTATGCTTCCGGCTTGTTTGACGACGACGCGTACGAGATGTTACCCGGTGCAGACGGCCCGCCGTTGGCCCGGGGGGAACCCAGACGGGACTCCCACACCTATGAGTCCCTGGAGGACCTCCGAGTGAAACCTGTGGGCCCGTCGGCTGGGGCCAAG GATGAAAGGTGGAAATGGTTTCCAGAGATGAAGTGGAAGTGA
- the dapk2b gene encoding death-associated protein kinase 2 — protein sequence MRTSGMAVFKQQKVDDLYEIGEALGSGQFAVVKRCREKSTGLDFAAKFIKKRVSRGSRRGVRREAIEREVHLLQSLQHANIVTLHDVFESRTDVVLVLELVSGGELFDFLAQKDSLCEEEATQFLKQILEGVRYLHSKRIAHFDLKPENIILLDKNVPVPRIKIIDFGLAHKIEAGTEFKEIFGTAEFVAPEIVNYEQLGLEADMWSVGVITYILLSGASPFLGDTKQETLGNVSAMNYDFDPEFFGTTSELAKNFIRGLLEKDTRKRMTIEDALDHPWIKPSNPRQALVKRLSVVNLENFRRQYIRRRWQLSIRIVSLCNHLTRMMRKGPPKLSGRPERECDSDQEDDVMRFRPRSRKRSSTS from the exons ATGAGGACATCGGGCATGGCGGTATTCAAACAGCAGAAAGTGGACGATTTATATGAGATTGGAGAAGCCCTGGGAAG CGGGCAGTTTGCCGTCGTGAAGCGGTGCCGGGAGAAAAGCACAGGTCTGGACTTTGCGGCAAAGTTCATCAAGAAGCGCGTGAGCCGGGGGAGCCGGCGCGGGGTGCGGCGGGAGGCCATCGAGAGGGAGGTGCACCTCCTGCAGAGCCTGCAGCACGCCAACATCGTGACCCTGCACGACGTGTTCGAGAGCCGCACCGACGTGGTGCTGGTTCTGGAGCT AGTCTCTGGCGGGGAGCTGTTTGACTTCCTGGCTCAAAAGGATTCCCTCTGTGAAGAGGAGGCTACTCAGTTCTTAAAGCAGATTCTGGAAGGCGTGCGGTATCTCCACTCTAAAAGAATCGCTCACTTTGATCTCAAG CCTGAGAACATAATACTGCTGGATAAGAATGTTCCAGTGCCTCGCATCAAAATCATAGACTTTGGCCTCGCACATAAAATAGAAGCCGGCACGGAGTTTAAAGAAATTTTTGGAACCGCTGAATTTGTGG CTCCAGAGATAGTGAACTACGAGCAGCTGGGCCTGGAGGCAGACATGTG GAGCGTCGGAGTCATCACTTATATCCT TTTGAGCGGGGCGTCGCCCTTCCTGGGAGACACCAAGCAGGAGACGCTGGGGAACGTGTCGGCCATGAACTACGACTTTGACCCCGAGTTCTTCGGCACCACCAGCGAGCTGGCCAAGAACTTCATCAGGGGGCTCCTGGAGAAGGACACCAG AAAACGGATGACCATAGAAGATGCTCTTGACCACCCTTGGATCAAG CCCTCGAACCCCAGGCAAGCGCTGGTGAAGAGGCTGTCCGTGGTCAACCTGGAGAACTTCCGGAGACAGTACATCAGACGCAGGTGGCAG CTGTCCATCAGAATCGTGTCCCTGTGCAATCACCTCACCAGAATGATGAGGAAAGGCCCACCCAAGCTGTCCGGCCGTCCTGAG AGGGAGTGCGACAGCGACCAGGAAGATGATGTCATGAGGTTCCGGCCCAGGTCGAGAAAAAGAAGCAGTACTTCCTGA